Genomic DNA from Streptomyces sp. PCS3-D2:
AGCGGGAGGGCACGGTCGAAGTGGACCTCCGGGACGAAGCCGAAGATCAGGTTCACGTGCGGGGGCCAGCGGCGGATCTGGGGATCGTGTTCGGCACGGATGCCCTGGATCTCAGGCCACAGTCCGTCCGGCGGAAGCCACACGACGGCGGTCCGGGGCGTGGGGGCCACGGCGAGGAATCCGAGTGCGGCTCCGGGTCCGCCACCGGCTGCGGCCGAGGACGCGTTCACAGGGCCATGATGCCTCCGAACACCCCCGCAGCGCCCCGGCCCTCGCCCCAGCCGACCGGCCGGCCCCGCTGCCTCAGCCGGTGAAGCGGCCGTGGCGGCCCGCGCCGGCCACGAACCGGTCGGCACCCGCCCGGGTCTCTCCGGCCGTGAGCGGAACGAGCCCGTGCCGGTACTCCGCGGCCAGCCCCTCACGCTCTCCCAGACCGTGCTGTTCCCGGACGGAGAGCCGGTCGTGCCGCAGGCACAGCTGCGGGAATCCGGCCGTCTCGTGCGCCAGGCGTTCCGCCGCACGGCGGGCTTCGCCGGGCGGTACGAGGCGGTTGACCAGACCGATCGCATGCGCTTCGACGGCGGCGACGGGACGGCCGGTGAGGATCAGGTCCAGGGCGCGGCTCTCGCCGATGAGGCGGGGCAGCCGTACCGTGCCGCCGTCGATCAGGGGCACGCCCCAGCGGCGGCAGAACACGCCGAGGACCGCATCCTCCTCGGCCACCCGCAGATCGCACCACAGGGCCAGTTCGAGGCCGCCCGCCACCGCGTGACCGCTGATCGCGGCGATGACCGGCTTGGTCAGCTCCATCCGCGTCGGCCCCATGGGTCCGTCCCCCTCGGCCGACACCCGGTTGCCACGCCCGGTCCCGACAGCCTTCAGGTCCGCGCCGGCGCAGAACGTACCGCCCTCGCCCCACAGGACGGCGACGGACGCGTCGTCGTCCGCTTCGAACGCGCGGAAGGCCTCGGCGAGCAGGGCCGCCGTCGGCCCGTCGACCGCGTTGCGGACCTCTGGGCGGGCGAGGATCACCGTGGTGACGGGTCCGTCCCGTTCGATCCGTACGGAGGCCGGTTCCGCCGGCGGGGTCGCAGAGGTCGTACCGGGCGGTTCGGAGGTCGTGGGCACGTCGGATCTCCTTGGGACGGGCGGGCCTGTCGGATGCGCGGAAGGTACGGACGACACTCTGGAGCAATCACGGCACGAGCACGAGGGGGCCCGACCCACGGGACCGACACCCATCCGGGGCACACATGTTCGGATCGGGGCGAACCGGGTATACGCCCTGTCCGGACCCGATGAAGCGACCCAGGCGGTGAGACCCGTGATGTCCCAGTGCAAGATCCCCGACTACCGCACCGGCCACCGCGGCCGCCACTGGACCCATGCGCTGCGCAGTGCCCAGCGGGCCGGGGCCGTGATCGTCACCGACGACTCCCGTGAACCGGTGACCTACGCCCACGACGGCACCGGACCCGGTCGCTTCCGGCCGTGGATCACGGCCGCCGGAGACCGCTACGACAGCCACGACGTCCACCCGGAGTGGTAGCCCCGGGGCGGGAGGCCCCCTGTCACCGCGCCCAGGCCGCCGCGCTCGGGCCGCCAGGACTTGAGCGTGCAGGCCCCCGCGTTCAGGCGCGCGACGGTTCGGCCGTACAGGAGGAGCACAGGCCGCGGTAGACCACCTCGACCCCGGACACGGCGAAACCGAAGCGCTCCCGCGCCGGAAGGCCGTCCAGGGGGTCGCCGGTGGGGTGGACGTCGCGGATGAGCCCGCAGCCGGAGCACACCAGGTGATGGTGCGGCCGGTGTGCGTTGGGGTCGTAGCGTTTCGCCCGCCCGTGCGCGGCGAGCTCGGCGACCTCGCCCAGGGCGACCAGCTCGCCGAGGGTGTTGTACACCCCGGCCCGGGAGATCTCCGGCAACCGCCGGGCCGCGCGGGCGTGCACCTCGTCGGCCGTCAGATGCACGTGCTCGCCGTCGAGGACCTCCGCGACGACCCGCCGCTGGGACGTCAGGCGCCAGCCGCGCCCCCGCAGCCGTTCCAGCAGCTCACTCATTTCGGCTCACCAGTTCACGCTCGGCGGGACACAAGGGCTTCGGCGGACCCTGCCACAGGCCCGAAAAGCGAGCTACAGATTACCCGGCGGACCACGACGGCCAATGCTTTCCCGTCGGCGCAGCGATAACGATGATCGTACGATCTCTCCTTTTCCTGTCTTTCCCGTACGGCCTGGATGTCGGGAATGGTGGTTGGGCGGGTATGCCCTGCGTGTTCTCTCAGTCTCCCGGTGCGCGGTGCGCGACCATACGGACGCCGTCAAGAGCGAGCGGTCAGCAGATGGAAGCACCGAGACAGGAAGAAGGACGGACGTGTCCGGCAGCGAAAGCGAGAACCCCGCAATCCCCTCCCCGACGCCCGAGTCCACTCGTCCCAGGACGAACCGGGACTGGTGGCCGAACCAACTGGACCTACAGGTTCTCCACCAGAACTCGCCCCAGGCCAGTCCGATGGGCGAGGACTTCAACTACGCGGAAGAGTTCGCGACCCTGGACGTCGACGCGCTGAAGCGGGACGTCTTCGAGGTGATGACGACCTCGCAGGACTGGTGGCCCGCCGACTACGGCCACTACGGCCCGCTCTTCATCCGGATGAGCTGGCACGCCGCCGGGACCTACCGCATCGCCGACGGCCGCGGCGGCGGCGGTTCCGGCGCGCAGCGCTTCGCCCCCCTCAACAGCTGGCCGGACAACGCGAGTCTGGACAAGGCGCGCCGTCTGCTCTGGCCGGTCAAGCAGAAGTACGGCCGGAAGATTTCCTGGGCGGACCTTCTGGTGTTCGCGGGCAACTGCGCGATGGAGTCGATGGGGTTCAGGACTTTCGGATTCGGCTTCGGTCGGGAGGACATCTGGGAGCCCGAGGAAGTCTTCTGGGGGTCGGAGGACACGTGGCTGGGAGATGAGCGCTACCGGGGCGACCGGGAACTCACCGGGCCTTTCGGCGCCGTGCAGATGGGACTCATCTACGTCAATCCCGAAGGCCCCAACGGAAATCCCGATCCGATCGCCGCGGCGAAGGACATTCGCGAGACGTTCGGCCGCATGGCGATGAACGACGAGGAGACGGTCGCGCTCATCGTGGGCGGCCACACCTTCGGCAAGTGCCACGGCGCGGTGGACCCCGAGTACGTCGGTCCGGAGCCCGAGGCCGGGCCGCTGGAGCAGCAGGGCCTCGGCTGGCACAACTCGTACGGCAGCGGCAGGGGCGTCGACACGATCACCAGCGGGCTCGAGGGCGCGTGGACGAACGAGCCGACCCAATGGGACAACGGGTACCTGGACAACCTGTTCCGGTACGACTGGGAGTTGACGACGAGCCCGGCCGGGGCTCACCAGTGGACCCCGAAGGATCCTGCGGCCCAGGACACGGTGCCGGACGCGCACGATCCGTCGAAGCGGCACGCCCCGATGATGCTGACGACGGACCTCTCGCTGAAGCTGGATCCGATCTACGCGCCGATCTCGAAGAGCTTCCACGAGAACCCGGACAAGCTCGCCGAGGCGTTCGCCAAGGCCTGGTACAAGCTGCTGCACCGCGACATGGGGCCGGTCTCGCGGTACCTCGGCCCCTGGATCCCGGAACCTCAGCTGTGGCAGGACCCCGTTCCGGCGGTCGACCACGAACTGGTCTCGGCCGGGGACGTGGCCGCGCTCAAGGGCCGGATCCTCGCCTCCGGGCTGACCGTGTCCCAGCTGGTGACCACGGCCTGGGCGTCGGCGGCCAGTTTCCGCGGCACGGACAAGCGCGGCGGGGCGAACGGCGCCCGGATCCGGCTCGCGCCGCAGAAGGACTGGGAGGCCAACGACCTGCCCGAGGTGGCGCAGGTGGTACAGACCCTCGAAGGGATCCAGCAGGACTTCAACGGTCAGGGCGGCGGCACCAGGGTTTCGCTGGCCGACCTCATCGTCTTGGGCGGGTGCGCGGCGATCGAGCAGGCGGCGAAGAACGCCGGGCTCGACATCACCGTCCCGTTCGCGCCGGGGCGCACGGACGCGACGCAGGAGCAGACCGACGTCGAGTCGTTCGCCGTGCTCGAACCGCGGGCGGACGGCTTCCGCAACTATCTCCCCGCGGGCGAGAAGTTGTCGCCGGAGACGCTGCTGCTGGACCGCGCGAGCATGCTGGACCTGACGGCACCCGAGATGACGGTGCTGATCGGCGGCATGCGGGCGTTGGACACGGGCTTCCGGCAGTCCCGGCACGGTGTGTTCACCGACCGGCCGCAGACCCTGACGAACGACTTCTTCGTCAACTTGCTGGACATGGGTACGCAGTGGAAGGTGTCGGCCGCGGACGAGAACGTCTTCGAGGGCCGGGTCGGCGGCGAGGGCGAGCCCCGGTGGACCGCGACCGCCGTGGACCTCGTCTTCGGCTCCAACTCCCAGCTCCGGGCCCTCTCGGAGGTCTACGCCTCCGGGGACGCCCGGGAGAAGTTCGTCCGTGACTTCGTGGCGGCGTGGAACAAGGTGATGAACCTCGACCGGTTCGACCTCGTCTGACGCCGGTGTCCCGGCCGGCCTTTCACGGAGGCCGGCCGGGACACCGGACGGTGCGTCAGGATGCGTGTCAGAGTGCGCTCTTGGACGCGGTGGAGACGACGCACTCCTTGTACTCGCTGCCGTCGCCCTTGGCGGTGTACAGGGCGGTGGCCTCGGTCTGCTGGGACGCGCCGGCCTTGACCTTGAGGCCGTTGACCCTTGCGGTGGCCGCCACCGCGCTCGACCCGGCGGCCGGCTTGAACGTCATGGTGATGTTGTAGGTGTACTCCACCGAACCGCTGTTGGTGACGGTCAGGCGGGCGACCAGGTTCTTGCCGGCACCGTCCAGCTTGCAGCTGTCGATCTTGATGTCGCGCTCGGCCCTGTCCCGGCCGGAACCGCCCGTGGTGGTGCCGCCGGTACCGCCGGTCGTGCCGCTGCTGCTGTGGCCGCTGTCGCTCCCGCCGGTGCCGCTGCCCCCGCTGCTGCCACCCGAGCTGCTGGAGCTCGAGCTGGAGTGGCCGCCGCCGCAGCTCCCGCCGTGGGACCCACGGGCACCGGTGAGCGCGACGATGGCGATGCCGAAGACGGCTATCGCACGGACATGACGAAACTTCACGTTCTACCCCGTTGGAATGTCAGGAAACGAAGAGCGCCCGTTTTGACGAGCACACGTCACCCTAACAGCGCATTCGGACAACCCGATTGCGCCACGCCGACCGCCCTTTCGGACGACGGGACGACCTCAGCCGGGATCGACGACGAGGTCGGCGCGGTGGCGGCCGGGCGCGACGAGGCGGGCGTTCGCCTCGTCGGAGCGGCCCACCCACTCGCGTGCGTGGGCCGGCTCCCTGCCGTACCGCACGTGCCGCTCGACCAGCCGCCGGATCCGGGTGTCCTCGTCCGGAGCGCAGTACCAGGCCTCGTCGAGCAGCGGCCGCACTCCGGCCCACTCCCCCTCGTCGTGCAGCAGGTAGTTCCCCTCGGTGATCACCAGCGGCACGTCCGGATACACGGGAATGCGGCCCGCGATCGGCTCCTCGATGCTCCGGTCGAAGGCGGGCGCGTAGACCGCGGCGTCCCTGGATCCGGGCGTGCGCAGCCTCGCCAGCAGGGACACGTAACCGGCCACGTCGAAGGTGTCCGGGGCGCCCTTGCGGTCGGCCCGGCCGAGCCGGTCCAACTCGGCCTGCGCGAGGTGGAAGCCGTCCATCGGGACCACCACGGCCGTCCGCGGGCCGAGCGCATCGGCCAGCCGGTCGGCCAGGGTCGACTTTCCCGCGCCCGGCGGCCCGGCCACGCCGAGGATCCGCCGACCGCCCCGGACGGCCAGCCGGGCCGCCCTCTCCACCAGCTCCGTGGTCGTCCGCACGGGCGTATCTTGCCCGACCGACACGTACCGCGGGAGACGGTCCGGGCCGGGGGCAGGCGGGAGGTTCGCGACACGCCTCAGGCAGGCGACTTCCAGCCCCAGGCCGTGAGCATGCCCGGCGACAGCCCGGTGCACCGGGACGACGCCAGACAGCGCACCGCTTCGTCCAGCTCTGCGTCGTCGACGAGGCCGGTTCCCACCATCGCCCCGCGGGCCCGTTCCCAGGTGTCGGCCCAGAACCTGCTGATCGGGCTTCCCGGCAGGAGGGGTGGTACGTGGATCTCGGCGGCCACGCCTTCCAGCCCGGCCTCCCGCAGGAGCTCCGGATGCCGCGGCACCAGGGAGACGTCCGTGCCGATGCTGTCGCGCAGTCCCTCCCACATGGCCCGCATGGCACGGGTGTACGGAGTGCGGGGCGCGGAGGCCGTGGTCAGGTCGACCGCGTCGCTGACGACGAGGACGCCGCCGGGGGCGAGGAGGCGGCTGAGCCTGGCGACCATGCGCTGCGGGGAGGGCAGGTGCATGAGGACGAAACGGGCGTGGACCAGACGGAAGAGGCCCGGGGCGAAGTCGCCGGCGGTGACGTCCGCCTGGAGCACGGTCAGTCCGGGCACGGGGTGCGAGGCAAGGAACCGTACGTCACGGTCCACCGCGAGGACCCCGGCTACTTCGGCTTCCGCCAGCAGGCGGCGGGCCACCGTGCCCGTTCCCGCTCCGACGTCGAGGCAGGTCCAGCCGGGGCCCGCACCCAGTGCCCGCAGCCGGGCCATGGTGGTGTCGTCGTAGGCGAGGGCGCCGAGGTCGATGCGGTCGGCCTCGCCCTGCCGGTCGGGCCGGAAGACCTGCTCGCCGTAGCGTCCCCTGCCCGGCGAGCCGGCGCCGTCCGGCGAAGGGACGGTGTCAGCCATGGTGCCATTGTCCCCTCGATCGGCCGCGCGCGCGTGGCGCCCCGGGCCGGCGGGCGAGCGGGCGGTGCATCGCCGCCCACGCTCGTCCGGCCCATCCGGGGCCGGTGTCGCGTTGCCGGGGGCTCCCCGCGGGAAAGCGTCACGGGTGTGCGCCGATCCCCTGCCTCCCTGGCCGTTCTGGCCCTCACTGCCGCCCTGTCCTGCGTCCTCGGACCGGCCGCGCCTCGTGCGGCCGCGGCCGGGACGGTCCGGCTGACGAGCTACAACATCTGCGGCAACATGTGCGCCGCTCCCCCGTACGATCGTGCGCGCAGGATCGCGGCCGTGGTCGCCGAGGCCGACCCCGGAGGCTGGGCCGCCGACCAACTCTTCCTCCAGGAGGTGTGCGAACACCAGTACCGCGAGGTCCTCGACCGCCTGGGCCCGCTGGGCTACACGGGGTCCCACTCGGCCACTCTGCCCGGCGGGAACCCCGCCGTCTGCGAGGGCCACGCGTACGGGAACGCCGTCCTCGTGCGCGGCACGGTCTCGGACACGGCCGAACTGGTCCTGACGGTGGGTGGCGAGCGTGAGCCGATCACCGCGCCCTGCGTCCTGGCACCCCTCGCGGACCGGCCCACCTGGTCCTGTTCGGTCCACCTCTACTGGGACGACGGCACCCTCGCGGTGCCGGAGGCGGACGCGTTGGCGGCGCAGGCCCGCCGGTGGCTGGACGACGGGTTCGCCGTCGTACTCGGTGGCGACTTCAACCACTCCCCGCGCACGGACACGTTGTCGCGCTTCTACCTGCCGGAACGGGGTGACGGCGCCCACGGGTCCTTCATCGAGGCCGACGAGAGCGATGCGGAGTTCTTCGACCCGGCCGTCTGCCCGCCGACGGCCACCGTCGCCTGCCGGTCGGGCGAGACGACTTTCGGCCCGAAGAAGCTCGACTACGTCTTCCTCAGCGCCCGGCACGTCCGAACGGCGGCGGCCGACGCCCTGCCCCTCGACACGGCGGTCTCGGACCACAGCCTCCTGCGGGCCACGGCCACCACCTGACCCGGAACGACCGGAGGCGATCCGCCGAGCCGGGGGGCGGCGGGATCAGCCGGCCGCTGTCACGGCTGGTCGGGCGACGGCGCCTCGGCCGGGGGCGGGGGCGGGGGCGGGATGGGAGTCGTCGCGGCACCGGCGGCGGTCGGGTGCGGGGCCGGGGGCGCGGCGGCGATCAGGGTCTCCGCGAAGTTCTCCTTGCGCATCCGGAGGTCGACGTAGAGCAGCGCGCAGAGCAACGGTGGGAAGCCGAACTGGAAGAGCCCGCTGATCAGGCCGCCGACCAGGATGCAGATCAGGTACACACCGAGGCCGGCGATCGCCGCGCCCGGGTTCGGGTCAGCCCCGCCCGCATCCAGCATGGTCGGAAGGAACGCGGCCATACCGACGAGGGTGAACGGCATCTGGATGACGTAGCCCACGCCCGCCGCCACGAAGTAGCCGAGCATGGTGACGCCGAAGACGCGCCACCAGCCGTCCTTGACCAGGTGTGCGGAGCGCCGCAGCGCGGCGACGGCGCCGAGTTGCTCGCACACCGCGGCGGCCGGCGCGAGGCTGAGGCGCATCGCGAGCCAGACCGAGACGGGCAGGCAGACCAACACGAAAAGGAACAGCACGAACAGGGCGGTCGGCGGTCCGGATCCGTCGGCGGACATGAGGACGAGCGGGACACAGATCGCGTAGACCAGGACCATCGGCCCACCTGCGATCAGCCCGGCGAGTAGCACGGTGCCGAGCACCGAGGGCAGCCGGGACCAGCTGCGGCGCCACATCGCGCCGAACGTCGTGGGACGCCCCAGCACGGCCTCCTGGACGACGGCCGGACCGAGCGCGCTGATCAGCGCCGCGCCCACCAGCACCGTGAGCAAAAGGAGTACCGCGGCCGGCACGAAGGCGAGGAGCAGGGCGAGCACGTCCTCGGCGGCGACGCTTTCGCCCGGTGCAAGGTCGAAGACGGCGGAGAACCGGTCGGACACGACCACGACCGCGATGCCGATCGCAAGGGCCACGAGCAGGATTCCGATGCCCTGTACGGCGAGCATGATCCCGACCAGGGGCTTCCAGTACCGGCGGAACGACGAGAACGCACCCCCCAGCAGGTCGCCCACGCTGAGCGGCTGGAGGGGTATGACCCCCGGTTTCGGCGCCGACGGCGGCACCCAGCCGCCTCCCCACTGTGGCGTGGGCTGTCCCGGGTGGTGTGCCCACCCCGTGTTCTGCGACATCTGTCTCCCCCTCGGATCAGGGGATACCGTAGCCCGCCGCAGGTCGCGGCCGTGCACGGGCCCCGGCCCGGCCGCGACGCATCCCTCGCAGGTCGGCCGGCGGGTCCCGGCTGCCGGAGGCCTCCGCCCCGCCCTCCGGCTCGGCGGAGCCTCCGACAACGGGCGCGCGTCCTAGTGGGGGCGCGGCCGGGGGGCGGGGCAGGCCTGCCAGGCGAGGTGGTAGAGCGTGCTCACGCTGGCGTCGGTGGAGTCCATCGTCATGAAGCTGGTGACGGCCTGCGGGTTGGACGTCCCCGCGTTCACCCGCAGTTCTGTGTTGATGTTGAAATTGCGTTTCTCGCCGCACGGCGCCCAGACGAGATCCGCGTACTCCGTCCTGTCGGTCGCCTGCCAGTTGTCATTGAGCGGACCGTTGAACGTATGGGTGCGCTGGGTGGTCGTCGGCATTCCCTGGAAGTAGTAGTTCGCCTTCTCCTGGCCCCATGCGCCGGGTTGGAGGAATGCGAATCCGCGGTAGTCCGCCTGGACAATGGCATAGGTGAATCCCGAAGGAACGTGCACCCGAAGATTGAGCTGGCAGTTCTTCCGGAATCCGGTCGGCGGTGCTCCCGGCCCCACTTCCGCGAGGTAGTCACTGTAGGTCACGGTGAAGGCCGTGTTGTCGGGTGCGACGGCCACTTCTGCGGTGCCCTCCCGACAGCCTGAGCCGTTCACCGTGGCGAGTTCGATCACGATCTTGTCGGGCGGTGCGGTGATCTGCGGTGTGGGGCCGGCGGCTCCGGCCGGGGTTGCGGTGACCACCAGGGCAGCGGCCGCGGCGCCCGTGAACAGAGCGCGGGGCAAGGAATGGGACATCGTTGTCACTCCTGACCGTGAGGTGCGGGTTGCGAGGCTCACGCCGTGTCAGACCGCGGGACACTCCTTCCACGCGAAGTGGTAGACCGTGCTGACGCTGCCGTCCGTGGAGTCCATGCTCATGAAGCTCAGGGCCTGTGGGCTCGACGTTCCGGCGTACACCCGCAGTTCGCTGTTGACGTTGAGGTTGCGCTCCTCGCCGCACGGCGCCCAGACCAGGTCGGCGTACTCGGTCTGGTCGCTCGCCTGCCAGTTGTCGGAGTAGGGGCCGTTGAACTGGTGCGTCCTGCGGGTGGTCTGGGCCATGCCCTGGAAGTAGTAGTTGGCGCGCTCCTGACCAAAGGCCCCGCGCTGGAGGTGGGCGTAGCCGCGGTAGTCCGCCCGGGCGATGGCGTACGTGAAGCCCTGCGGCACGTGGATCTGCAGGGCCAGCTGGCAGTTCTTGCGGAATTCGGTCCCGCCCGAGCCGGCTCCGGTCTGGGCGAGATAGTCGCTGTAGGTGACCGTGAACGAGGTGTTGTCGGAGGCAGCGGCGACACTCGCCGTCCCCTGGGGACATCCCGAACCGTTCACGCCGACGACGTCGACGGTGATTCTCCCGGGCGGGTACGTGGCGTTGTGGGCTTGTGCCGGCATCGCCAGGGAAGACAGCGCCACCACCGCCGCGCCGACTGTGAGCCTGCGGAGCAACATCCTTCTCTTCTCCATTCATCGGGGCCGCCGATTTCGGCATGGACATGCCACCACGCGTCCACGGCCGAAGAAAGGACGGGATACGGACAACCGCCCCGGAACCGTGCGCGCAACCGTTCGCTGGCCGAATTCCGTTGCGCCCGCGAGGCGCCGGTGCCCACCGCCGCTCCGGTGGCGCGACCATCGACGCAACCTGCCCGCGATGGACCGGAAAGGCCGGTT
This window encodes:
- a CDS encoding crotonase/enoyl-CoA hydratase family protein; this encodes MERDGPVTTVILARPEVRNAVDGPTAALLAEAFRAFEADDDASVAVLWGEGGTFCAGADLKAVGTGRGNRVSAEGDGPMGPTRMELTKPVIAAISGHAVAGGLELALWCDLRVAEEDAVLGVFCRRWGVPLIDGGTVRLPRLIGESRALDLILTGRPVAAVEAHAIGLVNRLVPPGEARRAAERLAHETAGFPQLCLRHDRLSVREQHGLGEREGLAAEYRHGLVPLTAGETRAGADRFVAGAGRHGRFTG
- a CDS encoding Fur family transcriptional regulator, giving the protein MSELLERLRGRGWRLTSQRRVVAEVLDGEHVHLTADEVHARAARRLPEISRAGVYNTLGELVALGEVAELAAHGRAKRYDPNAHRPHHHLVCSGCGLIRDVHPTGDPLDGLPARERFGFAVSGVEVVYRGLCSSCTAEPSRA
- the katG gene encoding catalase/peroxidase HPI, coding for MSGSESENPAIPSPTPESTRPRTNRDWWPNQLDLQVLHQNSPQASPMGEDFNYAEEFATLDVDALKRDVFEVMTTSQDWWPADYGHYGPLFIRMSWHAAGTYRIADGRGGGGSGAQRFAPLNSWPDNASLDKARRLLWPVKQKYGRKISWADLLVFAGNCAMESMGFRTFGFGFGREDIWEPEEVFWGSEDTWLGDERYRGDRELTGPFGAVQMGLIYVNPEGPNGNPDPIAAAKDIRETFGRMAMNDEETVALIVGGHTFGKCHGAVDPEYVGPEPEAGPLEQQGLGWHNSYGSGRGVDTITSGLEGAWTNEPTQWDNGYLDNLFRYDWELTTSPAGAHQWTPKDPAAQDTVPDAHDPSKRHAPMMLTTDLSLKLDPIYAPISKSFHENPDKLAEAFAKAWYKLLHRDMGPVSRYLGPWIPEPQLWQDPVPAVDHELVSAGDVAALKGRILASGLTVSQLVTTAWASAASFRGTDKRGGANGARIRLAPQKDWEANDLPEVAQVVQTLEGIQQDFNGQGGGTRVSLADLIVLGGCAAIEQAAKNAGLDITVPFAPGRTDATQEQTDVESFAVLEPRADGFRNYLPAGEKLSPETLLLDRASMLDLTAPEMTVLIGGMRALDTGFRQSRHGVFTDRPQTLTNDFFVNLLDMGTQWKVSAADENVFEGRVGGEGEPRWTATAVDLVFGSNSQLRALSEVYASGDAREKFVRDFVAAWNKVMNLDRFDLV
- a CDS encoding nucleoside/nucleotide kinase family protein, whose protein sequence is MRTTTELVERAARLAVRGGRRILGVAGPPGAGKSTLADRLADALGPRTAVVVPMDGFHLAQAELDRLGRADRKGAPDTFDVAGYVSLLARLRTPGSRDAAVYAPAFDRSIEEPIAGRIPVYPDVPLVITEGNYLLHDEGEWAGVRPLLDEAWYCAPDEDTRIRRLVERHVRYGREPAHAREWVGRSDEANARLVAPGRHRADLVVDPG
- a CDS encoding class I SAM-dependent methyltransferase translates to MADTVPSPDGAGSPGRGRYGEQVFRPDRQGEADRIDLGALAYDDTTMARLRALGAGPGWTCLDVGAGTGTVARRLLAEAEVAGVLAVDRDVRFLASHPVPGLTVLQADVTAGDFAPGLFRLVHARFVLMHLPSPQRMVARLSRLLAPGGVLVVSDAVDLTTASAPRTPYTRAMRAMWEGLRDSIGTDVSLVPRHPELLREAGLEGVAAEIHVPPLLPGSPISRFWADTWERARGAMVGTGLVDDAELDEAVRCLASSRCTGLSPGMLTAWGWKSPA
- a CDS encoding endonuclease/exonuclease/phosphatase family protein, which encodes MRRSPASLAVLALTAALSCVLGPAAPRAAAAGTVRLTSYNICGNMCAAPPYDRARRIAAVVAEADPGGWAADQLFLQEVCEHQYREVLDRLGPLGYTGSHSATLPGGNPAVCEGHAYGNAVLVRGTVSDTAELVLTVGGEREPITAPCVLAPLADRPTWSCSVHLYWDDGTLAVPEADALAAQARRWLDDGFAVVLGGDFNHSPRTDTLSRFYLPERGDGAHGSFIEADESDAEFFDPAVCPPTATVACRSGETTFGPKKLDYVFLSARHVRTAAADALPLDTAVSDHSLLRATATT
- a CDS encoding DUF4360 domain-containing protein; protein product: MSHSLPRALFTGAAAAALVVTATPAGAAGPTPQITAPPDKIVIELATVNGSGCREGTAEVAVAPDNTAFTVTYSDYLAEVGPGAPPTGFRKNCQLNLRVHVPSGFTYAIVQADYRGFAFLQPGAWGQEKANYYFQGMPTTTQRTHTFNGPLNDNWQATDRTEYADLVWAPCGEKRNFNINTELRVNAGTSNPQAVTSFMTMDSTDASVSTLYHLAWQACPAPRPRPH
- a CDS encoding DUF4360 domain-containing protein; this translates as MLLRRLTVGAAVVALSSLAMPAQAHNATYPPGRITVDVVGVNGSGCPQGTASVAAASDNTSFTVTYSDYLAQTGAGSGGTEFRKNCQLALQIHVPQGFTYAIARADYRGYAHLQRGAFGQERANYYFQGMAQTTRRTHQFNGPYSDNWQASDQTEYADLVWAPCGEERNLNVNSELRVYAGTSSPQALSFMSMDSTDGSVSTVYHFAWKECPAV